In the genome of Vicia villosa cultivar HV-30 ecotype Madison, WI unplaced genomic scaffold, Vvil1.0 ctg.000835F_1_1, whole genome shotgun sequence, one region contains:
- the LOC131631513 gene encoding uncharacterized protein LOC131631513, protein MASLREEFDIEASDYLEEMIRDIGQDSFQRAHVHDTLCNDNKVPLYPDCKNFTRLSAVLRLFNLKAINSWTDKSFTQLLELLKEMLPDENTLPDRVYDAKKILCPMGMEYKKIHACPNDCILYWKDNEEKEKCPKCMTSRYKKKGDDESCDVTTKGPPAKVLWYLPIIPRFKRLFANLNDAKNIRWHAEERNCDGKIRHPADSLQWKKVDTLFPDFGNEPRNLRLGLSTDGMNPYGSLSSNHTSWPVLLIIYNLSPWLCMKRKHIMLSMMISGPKQPGNDIDVYLSPLIDDLRKLWDEGIDVFDSFSNETFKLRAMLFCTINDFPAYGNLSGYKVKGHKACPICEKDTCYHQLEKGKKTVYLGHRRFLKRNHPYRRLKKAFNGYQEYKVAPKALTGEEVYHRVRNISVSFGKKQKKVTNSNIWKKRSVFFDLPYWSSLDVRHCIDVMHVEKNVCDSVIGTLLNIQGKTKDGLNSRLDMVNMKIREELAPEPRGTKMYLPPACHTLSKEEKIRFCECLQGVKVPNGYSSNVKSLVSIQDLKLIGLKSHDCHILMQQLLHVAIRGILPKNVRHAITRLCFFFNDICNKVIDPDKLDEMENESIVILCQLEMFFPPSFFDIMVHLIVHLVREIKVCGPVYLRWMYPFERYMKILKSYVKNHYRPEASIVERYITEEAIEFCTEYLSHAKPVGLPKSRHDGRCDGKGTHLKVKHMGEGEVFKAHLYILNNTDEVQPYLSTHKTIVKAKNPRMSEKWVLKEHNNTFSKWFKTKIMNDNNASDTLKFLAYEPSFNVLCWGGYDINKFSFSTKSQDDKSTMQNSGVMIMASSMHFSSSKDKNPILASIAYFGVIEEIWELNYVKFKVPIFKCKWVNSNNGVQTDELGFTLVDLDKVGYKEEPFIMAAQAIQVFYVKDPSNNRWSVVLQRNTNDDSTLDVDHNTSFSTRRPSFNDENEVGDVYATRNDHQEGILE, encoded by the coding sequence ATGGCCTCCCTGAGAGAAGAGTTTGATATAGAGGCGAGTGATTATCTAGAAGAAATGATTCGTGATATTGGACAAGATTCTTTTCAACGAGCACACGTACACGATACTCTTTGCAATGACAACAAAGTTCCTTTGTATCCAGATTGTAAAAACTTCACACGATTGTCGGCCGTGCTGAGATTATTCAATTTGAAGGCAATTAATAGTTGGACCGATAAAAGCTTCACACAATTGCTTGAGTTGTTGAAGGAAATGCTTCCAGATGAAAACACGTTGCCGGACCGGGTGTATGATGCAAAAAAGATATTATGTCCTATGGGTATGGAGTATAAGAAAATACATGCATGCCCCAATGATTGCATATTGTACTGGAAAGataatgaagagaaagaaaagtgTCCCAAGTGTATGACATCACGATATAAAAAGAAAGGTGATGATGAAAGTTGTGATGTAACCACAAAGGGTCCTCCAGCAAAGGTGTTATGGTACCTTCCAATTATTCCGAGGTTTAAGCGATTGTTTGCGAATTTAAATGATGCGAAGAATATTAGATGGCATGCAGAAGAGAGGAATTGTGATGGAAAAATTCGGCATCCGGCCGATTCTTTGCAATGGAAGAAGGTTGATACCTTATTTCCTGACTTCGGCAATGAACCAAGAAACCTTAGGCTTGGACTTTCTACAGATGGAATGAATCCATATGGCAGTTTAAGTAGTAATCATACTTCATGGCCTGTTCTATTGATTATTTACAATTTATCTCCTTGGTTGTGCATGAAGAGGAAACACATTATGTTATCTATGATGATTTCGGGACCGAAACAACCTGGAAATGACATAGATGTCTATCTAAGTCCCTTAATTGATGACTTAAGAAAGTTGTGGGATGAAGGAATTGATGTGTTTGATAGTTTTTCAAATGAAACTTTCAAATTGCGTGCCATGTTATTTTGCACCATCAATGACTTTCCAGCTTATGGTAACTTGTCTGGTTACAAAGTTAAGGGGCATAAAGCATGCCCTATATGTGAAAAAGATACTTGCTACCATcagttggagaagggaaagaagactgTTTATCTTGGACATCGAAGATTTCTTAAACGTAACCACCCATATCGAAGATTAAAAAAGGCTTTTAATGGATATCAAGAGTATAAGGTTGCCCCGAAGGCCTTAACTGGAGAAGAAGTCTATCACCGGGTGAGGAACATAAGTGTTAGttttggaaaaaaacaaaaaaaagttacAAATAGTAATATATGGAAGAAGAGGTCCGTATTCTTTGACCTTCCATATTGGTCTAGTCTTGATGTAAGACATTGTATTGATGTAATGCACGTGGAGAAAAATGTGTGTGATAGTGTAATTGGAACACTTCTCAACATTCAAGGTAAGACAAAGGATGGTTTAAACTCTCGTTTAGATATGGTTAATATGAAAATAAGAGAAGAGTTAGCTCCAGAACCAAGAGGTACCAAAATGTATTTACCACCGGCATGCCATACATTGtcaaaagaagagaaaataagattTTGTGAGTGTCTACAAGGTGTGAAAGTGCCCAATGGCTACTCCTCAAATGTCAAAAGTCTGGTGTCAATACAAGATCTCAAACTAATTGGCTTGAAATCTCATGATTGTCACATTTTGATGCAACAACTACTACATGTGGCTATTCGTGGCATCTTACCCAAAAATGTCCGACATGCCATAACTAGATTATGCTTTTTCTTTAATGATATATGCAACAAAGTGATTGACCCTGATAAATTGGATGAGATGGAAAATGAGTCTATTGTTATTTTGTGTCAGTTGGAGATGTTTTTTCCTCCTTCATTTTTTGACAtcatggttcacttaatagtccATCTAGTTAGAGAGATTAAAGTGTGTGGCCCTGTTTATTTAAGATGGATGTATCCTTTTGAACGGTACATGAAGATATTGAAAAGCTATGTGAAGAATCATTATCGTCCGGAGGCATCTATTGTTGAAAGGTACATCACAGAAGAAGCCATTGAGTTTTGTACAGAGTATTTGTCACATGCAAAACCTGTAGGATTACCTAAGTCTCGTCACGACGGAAGATGTGATGGTAAGGGTACACATCTAAAGGTTAAGCATATGGGTGAAGGGGAAGTTTTTAAAGCACATttgtatatattaaataacaCTGATGAGGTTCAACCATACTTGAGTACACATAAAACCATTGTCAAAGCCAAAAACCCTCGAATGTCAGAAAAATGGGTGTTGAAAGAGCATAACAATACATTCTCAAAATGGTTTAAAACCAAGATTATGAATGACAATAATGCTTCGGATACATTAAAGTTTTTAGCTTATGAGCCTAGCTTTAATGTCTTATGTTGGGGTGGATAcgatataaataaattttctttttctacaAAATCGCAGGATGATAAGAGTACCATGCAAAATAGTGGGGTAATGATAATGGCTTCCTCAATGCACTTCTCTAGTTCAAAGGATAAAAATCCCATCTTGGCATCCATAGCCTATTTTGGTGTTATAGAAGAGATATGGGAGCTAAATTATGTGAAGTTTAAAGTTCCTATTTTCAAATGTAAGTGGGTTAATAGTAACAATGGCGTACAAACTGATGAATTAGGATTTACATTGGTGGACTTGGATAAGGTAGGATATAAGGAAGAACCTTTCATCATGGCAGCTCAAGCAATCCAAGTGTTTTATGTAAAGGATCCCTCAAACAATAGGTGGTCTGTTGTCCTCCAAAGAAACACAAATGATGATTCAACTCTAGACGTTGATCACAATACTTCTTTTTCAACACGAAGGCCTTCTTTtaatgatgaaaatgaagttgGTGATGTTTATGCCACTCGTAATGATCATCAAGAAGGGATTTTAGAATAA